Proteins from a single region of Nomia melanderi isolate GNS246 chromosome 11, iyNomMela1, whole genome shotgun sequence:
- the LOC116432031 gene encoding nucleolar MIF4G domain-containing protein 1 homolog, with protein MGSFKRLNPKNKSTSLQKSRKQIRKELRKQKKISKANHFKKRNELRVSGQHANTHVDNDNTNDEVVNDFQVKFIKKKEKEVHERKKKNKENEFLTKANQKEDKMIRKLEKQLKMNKKKKTTIPKSFKTDGLDYILDFCLQEDRKCIVDAEEELVENKYNNEFKTDLSMVLEETDTETMERDDEENRNDSDSSTHAPKCFSRNNNLNRLKIDKVKLDTKQDKMCNNIDDTDNNIWEDIYGRKRDREGNIIHEHNKYTFRDTEVNANNAINKDNEKLLFLKRKLKGCLNRIAEQNMHIITNQIEELYLTNGRNDMNCLLTNLIFEAVIARVLTPNRLICEYMMLIAILHANIGIEIGAHFLEKLVKKFIEIMDVSQNVEDKELDNVILMISHLYNFKVYGYKLLYQILDRLTTKFTEKEIDLILLILRTVGFVLRKDDPIALKEFIQNLQKIASHKNEQSSRFRFLLDVLLAIKNNNISKIPQYDPSHVEHLKKVIKNVIRKGNTITQFNVSLEDLLHADENGKWWIVGSAWVGSNMTSNQDKVKQENKFRFGKKILELAEKQRMNTDTRRNIFCILMTAEDYVDAFENLHHLGLKDQQEDEIIHVLIHCCLQENKFNPYYAVLAQKFCEYNRKYQLTLQYALWDKLKSLNTHGRKQLSNLARFLTYLFTEKCLALSVLKVIQFTELDRYTMKLLREIILGILLHKNEQVCLQTFERISISPQLQTFRESLRLFIQYFLIKNIDSSGTLNEKEVTLKRRAELVDKIIVSHGTKIKF; from the exons ATGGGTTCGTTTAAACGATTAAATCCAAAAAATAAATCGACATCATTACAAAAGTCACGTAAACAAATCCGCAAAGAGCttaggaaacaaaagaaaattagtaaagcaaatcattttaaaaagagGAATGAGTTACGTGTTTCAGGACAGCATGCCAACACACATGTCGATAATGACAATACCAACGACGAGGTCGTAAACGATTTCCAAGttaaatttattaagaagaaggaaaaagaagtgCATGAGcgcaagaaaaaaaataaagaaaatgaatttcttacGAAAGCAAATCAGAAAGAGGACAAAATGATTAGAAAGTTAGAAAAACAGCTCAAaatgaataagaaaaagaaaacaacaatTCCTAAATCTTTTAAAACAGATGGTTTAGATT atattttggatttttgtCTCCAAGAAGATAGAAAATGTATAGTAGATGCAGAGGAAGAGCTTGtagagaataaatataataatgaatttaaaacaGATTTATCTATGGTACTTGAAGAAACTGATACGGAAACCATGGAAAGAGACgacgaagaaaatagaaatgataGCGATAGTTCTACGCATGCACCGAAATGTTTTTcacgaaataataatttaaatagattaaaaattgataaagtaAAATTGGATACTAAGCAGGACaaaatgtgtaataatattGATGACACAGATAATAACATCTGGGAAGATATATATGGACGAAAACGAGATAGAGAGGGTAATATTATACATGagcataataaatatacattccGTGATACAGAGGTTAATGCAAATAATGCGATAAATAAGGACAATGAGAAATTActttttctaaaaaggaaattaaaaggCTGTTTGAATAGAATAGCTGAACAGAATATGCATATCATAACTAATCAG ATAGAAGAACTGTATCTGACTAATGGTCGCAATGATATGAACTGTTTGTTaacgaatttaatatttgaggCTGTAATTGCACGTGTGCTTACTCCAAATCGTTTGATTTGTGAATATATGATGTTGATTGCTATTTTACATGCTAACATTGGGATCGAAATTGGAGCACATTTTTTAGAAAAacttgtaaaaaaatttattgaaattatggaTGTCTCACAGAATGTTGAGGACAAAGAATTAGATAATGTGATTCTGATGATCTCACacctatataattttaaa GTATACGGATATAAACTTCTTTATCAGATACTCGATAGACTTACAACTAAATTTACagagaaagaaattgatttgatatTGCTTATTTTGAGAACAGTAGGTTTTGTACTACGAAAAGATGATCCAATTGctttaaaagaatttatacaaaatttacaaaaaatagCTAGTCATAAAAACGAGCAGAG CTCAAGATTTAGATTTCTGTTGGATGTTTTGTTagcaataaagaataataatattagtaaaatacCACAATACGATCCTTCGCATGTGGAGCATTTGaagaaagttataaaaaatgtaatacgcAAAGGAAATActataacgcaattcaatgttTCCTTGGAGGACTTATTACACG ccgatgaaaatggaaaatggtgGATCGTTGGTTCTGCTTGGGTTGGATCGAACATGACGAGTAATCAAGACAAGGTGAAAcaggaaaataaatttcgtttcggtAAAAAAATACTTGAGCTAGCGGAGAAGCAACGAATGAACACCGATACAAGAAGAAATATCTTTTGCATTCTCATGACAGCCGAAGATTACGTAGACGcttttgaaaatcttcatcacctAGGTTTGAAGGACCAACAGGAAGATGAAATCATACATGTTTTAATACATTGTTGCTTGCAAGAAAACAAGTTTAATCCTTACTATGCCGTATTAGCTCAAAAATTCTGCGAATATAATCGAAAGTATCAG CTTACATTGCAATATGCGTTGTGGGATAAATTGAAGTCTTTGAATACACACGGAAGAAAGCAATTGAGCAATCTAGCTCGATTTTTAACATACTTATTCACCGAAAAATGCCTCGCTTTGTcagttttaaaa GTTATTCAATTTACAGAACTAGATAGATACACCATgaaacttctcagagaaattatACTAGGTATtcttttacataaaaacgagcaAGTTTGTTTGCAAACCTTTGAAAGAATATCCATTTCTCCACAACTGCAAACGTTTAGAGAAAGTCTTCGTTTAttcatacaatattttttaataaaaaatatagattcGTCTGGTACGTTAAACGAAAAAGAAGTAACTTTGAAAAGGAGAGCCGAATTAGTGGACAAAATAATAGTTTCGCATGgaacgaaaattaaattttga
- the LOC116432041 gene encoding lysozyme, whose protein sequence is MILSPSVSIVTYLLPLLLFYGQQASVTESVTISKTCFGCICEAASGCNVTIGCEGSVCGPFRITWNYWADAGKPKLKGSSDEDAYQKCVNDPFCGADTVQGYMDKFAQDCNGDGNIDCDDFLRIHRLGGYGCSAPLNAKYENAYKLCMKTYNV, encoded by the exons ATGATTCTTTCGCCGAGCGTGTCGATCGTAACGTACTTATTGCCCTTATTGCTATTTTATG GGCAACAAGCTTCCGTGACGGAAAGCGTAACAATATCGAAGACTTGCTTCGGATGTATATGCGAGGCTGCCTCGGGTTGTAACGTTACAATTGGCTGCGAAGGGTCCGTGTGCGGACCGTTCCGCATAACATGGAACTATTGGGCTGATGCGGGTAAACCGAAACTCAAAGGGTCCTCCGACGAAGACG CATACCAGAAATGCGTCAACGATCCATTCTGCGGAGCTGACACCGTACAAGGCTACATGGATAAATTTGCTCAA GATTGTAATGGAGATGGAAATATCGATTGCGACGACTTCCTTCGAATTCATCGATTAGGTGGTTACGGATGCAGCGCGCCTCTGAATGCTAAATACGAAAATGCATACAAACTTTGCATGAAAACGTATAACGTGTAA